ACCAGCCCGGCCAGCAGCCACAGCGGGTTGAGTGTGACCACCAGCGCCACCAGGCACAGCAGAGAGATCGTCGAGCCCGCGAAATGCAGCCGCCTGCAGGTGATGTTGGCGTGCTCGGTCAGGTAGAACGGATAGAACTCCGCAAAGCTCTTGAATTGGCGCGGATCGACGGCAGATCGTGAGGCAGTCGTGGTGTTCATCGTGGAGTCTCCTGTGCCCCCCGAATCCCGTTGGGCGGGGGCTTTGTCCATAATAGCCACGACCTTCCGGCCGCACCACCCCGGCCTTCCGATCACACCACCGACGCATCAGCCTTGAGCGCCCTTCCAAGCACCCCCGAATCCGTCGAGCCGGCCAGCAACGATGCGCCGTGGGTCGTGTGCCTTTGCGCCGAATGGTGCGGCACCTGCCGCGACTACCGGCCGCTGCTCGAAGAGGTGGCGCGCGCGCATCCGCAGTTCCGCTTCGCCTGGGTCGACATCGAAGACCACGCAGACATCGCCGACGCCTTCGACGTAGAGACCTTCCCGACCCTGCTGGTTGCGGGCGCCGACGGCACGCGGTTTCTGGGCCCGCTGCTGCCGCACGCCGAGACGCTGTCGCGCATGCTCTCCGCGCTGCAGCCGCCAAAGCCTTCGAGCTTCGACGTCGACCTGCTGCTCGCCGTGCTCAACAAGAAGCCGACCGTCTTCACGGTCTGACCGGAAGCCCCTTCCATGAAAATCCTGATCTTCGGCGCCACCGGCATGGTGGGGCAGGGCGTGCTGCGCGAGTGTCTTCTAGCGCCCGACGTCGAGAGCGTCGTCGCGGTCGGCCGCAATGCCACGGGTCAGCAGCATCCCAGGCTGCGCGACCTGGTGCACAAGGACATGTACGACTACAGCGCCATCGAGCCGCAGCTGCAGGGCTTCGACGCCTGCTTCTTCTGCCTCGGCGTGTCGTCGGTCGGCATGAAGGAGCCAGAGTACAAGCGCATCACCTACGACCTGACGCTGGCCGCTGCCACCGTGCTCGCACGGCTCAACCCGGGCATGACCTTCACCTACGTGACGGGCGCCGGCACCGACAGCAGCGAGCGCGGCAGCAGCATGTGGGCGCGCGTGAAGGGCGCCACCGAAAACGCCCTGCTGCGCCTGCCGTTCAAGGCTGCCTACATGTTCCGCCCCGGCATGATCCAGCCGCTGCATGGCATTCGCTCGAAGACGCCGCTCTACGACGCTGCGATCGTCGTGCTCAGGCCCGTGCTCGGGCTGGCCCACAGCCTGTGGCCGAACAAGGTGACGACCACCGAGAAGATCGGCCGCGCCATGCTGGCCGTGGCGCGCAACGGCGCACCGAAGGTGCTGCTCGATCCGGCGGACATCAACGCGCTGGGCTGAAGAGCTTTTTCAGGCCGCAGCAGCCCGCGCCCGCCCCAGCTTGCGCCGGCCCGCGCTGGCGATTGCGCTCACCAGGTGCCGCACGAAGTCCTGCGCCAGCGGCGGCAGCGTGCGGCCTTCGAGCGCCAGCACCTGCAACTGCCGCTGCTGCAGCGGCGCCTCCGCAAAGGGTCGCGCCACCACCGTGCCCGCGTCGATCAGGTGCATCACCGTGAGCAGGCCCGACAACATCACGTCGGGCGTGCGCAGCAACGGCAGCAGCACCGACGAGAAATTGCTCACGAAGAGCGCGTGGTACTGCAGCCCCTGCAGGCTGCAGGCCTGGTCGAACAGCTGGCGCGCGGTCACGCCCCTGTCGCCCACGGCCAGCGGATAGCGCACCGCGTCGGCCACCGACACCATCCGCTGGCGCGCCAGCGGATGGTCAGGGCGCAGCACCGCGTACACCGGCGCGGTGGCCGTGTGTTCTATCTTCAAGCCCGGCTCGGGCGCGACCACGTACTTGAGCGCGATGTCGGTCTCGCCGCGCGCCAGCAGCGCACTCACGCCGTCGGGCGAGCCCACGTGCAGTTCGAGCTGGCAGCCCGGATTCGCGGATTCGAAGCTGCGCATCACCAGCGGCATGAAATGCCCCGCGAAGCCCTCGGTGCAGGCCATGCGGATGCGCCGTGCGCGCTGCCCGCCGAGGTCGCGCACCTGCTCGACCACCTGCTCGATGTCGAGCTGCGCATTGCGCAGGTGTGCGGCCAGCCGTTCGCCGGCGGCCGTGAGTGCCATGCCGCGCGCATGCCGCTCGAACAGCGGCGTGCCCAGGCTGTCTTCGAGCTTGGCGATCTGCCGGCTCACCGCCGAAGACGCCACGAACAGCCGCGCCGCAGCCTGGTTGACCGAACCGCTGCGCGCCACTTCGAGGAAGTGGCGCATCGGGATGCTGAGAAGCGGGAGAGTCATGACGCCAGGGTGTTGCCTTCAAGGCAATGGTAGCTTGCCAAAACGATGCTGGAAGCATCGGCCTTCAGGCCTTGTACTTGCTGCACCCGATGGACAGACAGACAAGGAAGCCCTTCATGCAACGCACAGACAGCCTGGCCGCTGCCGCCGCCTACTTCGACGGGGGCGGCTTCTTCGCCGACCTCCAGCGCCGCGTCGCCTTTCGCACCGAGAGCGACACCGGCGCCGCCACCCCCGCGCTGGAGGCCTACCTGCGCGAGGAAATGACCCCGCCCCTCATGGCGCTCGGCTTCGCCTGCGAGGTGGTCGCCAACCCGGTGCCTGGCGGCGGGCCGTTCCTCATCGCGCGCCGCATCGAAGACCCGGCCCTGCCCACGGTGATGACCTACGGCCACGGCGACGTGGTCAGCGGGCAGGACGCGCACTGGGAACAGGGCCTTGCCCCGTGGGCGCTGACCGTGCGCGGCGAGCGCTGGTACGGGCGCGGCACGGCCGACAACAAGGGCCAGCACAGCATCAACCTCGGAGGCCTTGCTGCCGTGCTCGAGGCGCGCGGCGGGCGCCTGGGCTACAACATGACGTGGCTCGTCGAGATGGGCGAGGAGGCAGCCTCGCCCGGCCTGCACGCGGTGTGCGCGCAGGAGCGAGACAAGCTGTGTGCCGACCTGTTCATTGCCAGCGACGGCCCGCGCGTGAGCGCCGCGCGGCCCACGCTGTTTCTCGGCTCGCGCGGCGCGGTCAACTTCAGCCTGCGGCTGCGCGCCCGGCCACGCGGCTACCACTCGGGCAACTGGGGCGGCGTGCTCGTCAATCCGGGCACGGTGCTCAGCCATGCGGTGGCCTCGCTGGTGGATGCGCGCGGCCGCATCCTCGTCGAAGCCTTGCGCCCGCCGCCGGTCACGCAGGCCGTGCGCGATGCGCTGGCCGACATCGCCATCGGCGGCGGCGCGGACGACCCCGCGGTCGACGAGGGCTGGGGCGAGCCCGGCCTGAGCCCGGCCGAGCGGCTGGTGGCGTGGAACACCATCGAGGTGCTGGCGCTCGGCGCGGGTTCGGCGCAACGGCCCGTCAACGCGATTCCTTCCGAAGCCGTGGCGCATTGCCAGCTGCGCTTCGTGGTCGGCACGCCATGGCAAGACCTGGAGAAGATCGTGCGCGCGCACCTGGACGCTCACGGCTTCGGCCAGGTCGAGGTGCAGATCACGCTGACCGGCGCGGCGACGCGGCTCGATGTCGAGAACCCGTGGGTGGGCTGGGCGCGCCGCTCCATCGCGCAAAGCAGCGGGCAG
This is a stretch of genomic DNA from Variovorax paradoxus. It encodes these proteins:
- a CDS encoding thioredoxin family protein, with translation MSALPSTPESVEPASNDAPWVVCLCAEWCGTCRDYRPLLEEVARAHPQFRFAWVDIEDHADIADAFDVETFPTLLVAGADGTRFLGPLLPHAETLSRMLSALQPPKPSSFDVDLLLAVLNKKPTVFTV
- a CDS encoding M20 family metallopeptidase encodes the protein MQRTDSLAAAAAYFDGGGFFADLQRRVAFRTESDTGAATPALEAYLREEMTPPLMALGFACEVVANPVPGGGPFLIARRIEDPALPTVMTYGHGDVVSGQDAHWEQGLAPWALTVRGERWYGRGTADNKGQHSINLGGLAAVLEARGGRLGYNMTWLVEMGEEAASPGLHAVCAQERDKLCADLFIASDGPRVSAARPTLFLGSRGAVNFSLRLRARPRGYHSGNWGGVLVNPGTVLSHAVASLVDARGRILVEALRPPPVTQAVRDALADIAIGGGADDPAVDEGWGEPGLSPAERLVAWNTIEVLALGAGSAQRPVNAIPSEAVAHCQLRFVVGTPWQDLEKIVRAHLDAHGFGQVEVQITLTGAATRLDVENPWVGWARRSIAQSSGQRVDLLPNLAGSLPNDVFADLLGLPTLWVPHSYPACAQHAPNEHLLAPLAREGLQIMAGLYWDLGEPGLAPWSAGQLPPSVSSLS
- a CDS encoding Mpo1-like protein is translated as MNTTTASRSAVDPRQFKSFAEFYPFYLTEHANITCRRLHFAGSTISLLCLVALVVTLNPLWLLAGLVAGYGFAWIGHFGFEKNKPASFKRPLYSFMGDWAMYRDIWLGRVKI
- a CDS encoding LysR family transcriptional regulator — protein: MTLPLLSIPMRHFLEVARSGSVNQAAARLFVASSAVSRQIAKLEDSLGTPLFERHARGMALTAAGERLAAHLRNAQLDIEQVVEQVRDLGGQRARRIRMACTEGFAGHFMPLVMRSFESANPGCQLELHVGSPDGVSALLARGETDIALKYVVAPEPGLKIEHTATAPVYAVLRPDHPLARQRMVSVADAVRYPLAVGDRGVTARQLFDQACSLQGLQYHALFVSNFSSVLLPLLRTPDVMLSGLLTVMHLIDAGTVVARPFAEAPLQQRQLQVLALEGRTLPPLAQDFVRHLVSAIASAGRRKLGRARAAAA
- a CDS encoding NAD-dependent epimerase/dehydratase family protein gives rise to the protein MKILIFGATGMVGQGVLRECLLAPDVESVVAVGRNATGQQHPRLRDLVHKDMYDYSAIEPQLQGFDACFFCLGVSSVGMKEPEYKRITYDLTLAAATVLARLNPGMTFTYVTGAGTDSSERGSSMWARVKGATENALLRLPFKAAYMFRPGMIQPLHGIRSKTPLYDAAIVVLRPVLGLAHSLWPNKVTTTEKIGRAMLAVARNGAPKVLLDPADINALG